In Podospora pseudopauciseta strain CBS 411.78 chromosome 3, whole genome shotgun sequence, one genomic interval encodes:
- the MOB1 gene encoding Mitotic exit network component (COG:D; EggNog:ENOG503NYK1), whose translation MKATDEFEYLWQDSENYKRPTKMPAPAYIEQLMTWVQSNIDNESVLPSRIGVPFPKSFPALVRQIFKRMYRVYAHIYCHHYPVIRELGLEPHLNTSFKQYVLFIDEHNLASGKDFWGPLGDLVDSMLRSD comes from the exons ATGAAGGCCACGGATGAGTTTGAGTACTTGTGGCAAGACTCGGAGAACTACAAGCGACCAACGAAGATGCCAGCGCCGGCCTACATTGAACAACTCATGACTTGGGTTCAGAGCAATATTGACAATGAGTCTGTGCTTCCCAGCCGTATCG GCGTTCCATTCCCCAAGTCTTTCCCAGCTCTTGTGCGCCAAATCTTCAAGCGCATGTACCGTGTCTACGCGCACATCTACTGCCACCATTACCCAGTCATCCGAGAGCTCGGCCTGGAACCCCACCTGAACACCAGCTTCAAGCAGTACGTCCTCTTCATTGATGAGCACAACTTGGCCAGCGGGAAGGACTTTTGGGGTCCTTTGGGGGATCTGGTGGACAGCATGTTGCGTAGTGACTAG
- the ATP5 gene encoding ATP synthase F0 subcomplex subunit OSCP atp5 (BUSCO:EOG09264KDO; EggNog:ENOG503NXBK; COG:C) has translation MFSRQAVLRAARSAAPQRAIQAQARTYAAAASNEKVKAPVSLFGLDGTYATALYTAAVKTSSLEPTAKGVTSLANLLAKDPKLVGILEAPTLSAADKSAVVSELTKSAGVSGETVKNLLAALAENNRLGLLPGVCAKFGELMSAARGEVEMVVTSAQPLDNKTLNRLESAVSKSSYVGEGKKLKVNPDIIGGLIVEVGERTIDLSVSAKLAKMNKLLTDTL, from the exons ATGTTCTCGCGACAGGCAGTGCTCCGCGCCGCGCGGTCCGCCGCCCCCCAGCGCGCCATCCAGGCCCAAGCCCGCACCTACGCTGCCGCTGCCTCCAAcgagaaggtcaaggctCCCGTCTCCCTCTTCGGCCTCGACGGCACCTATGCTACTGCTCTG TACACTGCCGCCGTCAagacctcctccctcgagcCCACCGCCAAAGGCGTGACttccctcgccaacctcctcgcgAAGGACCCCAAGCTCGTCGGCATCCTCGAGGCCCCTACCCTCTCTGCCGCCGACAAGTCGGCCGTTGTTTCCGAGCTCACGAAGAGCGCTGGCGTCTCTGGCGAGACTGTCAAGAATCTTTTGGCTGCTCTTGCTGAGAACAACCGCTTGGGCTTGCTGCCTGGTGTGTGCGCCAAGTTTGGCGAGCTGATGAGCGCTGCTcgtggtgaggttgagatggttGTTACCTCTGCTCAG CCCCTCGATAACAAGACCCTCAACCGCCTTGAGTCTGCCGTCTCCAAGTCCTCGTATGTTGGTGAgggcaagaagctcaag GTCAACCCCGACATCATCGGCGGTCTCATCGTCGAGGTCGGCGAGAGAACAATCGACTTGTCCGTCTCCGCCAAGCTGGCTAAGATGAACAAGCTCCTTACTGACACCTTGTAA
- a CDS encoding hypothetical protein (EggNog:ENOG503NWVS; COG:G) — protein sequence MVVFDGHEFQTAEESRLNEDRKRQKYWKKWVREDYSADGDAWSHFPHEHSRSRAYRWGEDGIAGVCDTHGYQNIAFAFWNGQDPFLKERLFGLSNPQGNHGESIKEAHFHLDNTPQHSYMKYLYKYPQKAFPYEDLLKENAKRGKEDKEYQILDTGIFDEDRYWDIFIETAKEDDDPDELLFRVTAWNRGPDPAPLHIVPHVWFRNTWAWGREPPENKPAIGVADENLLKSKHHKLGDRYVLLSPSPGVGPSGDDVHPEFMFTENDTNYELLYKGKNEQPYVKDAFHRYIVDGEKGAINPAQTGTKAAAWYSFNEGGGVGPGECAVVRFRFSRKPETYLDEEEFDDLIEKRREEADDFYYHISPLPMADDLRNIQRQAFAGMMWCKQHYLFIWEEWANGDPSQPPPPESRKGIRNSAWKHLHCDDILSMPDSWEYPFFAAWDTSFHCITLAMIDPEFAKKQLDLFTREWYCHPNGQLPAYEWNFGDVNPPVHAWATFRTFKIERKLYGRQDLDFLERVFQKLLLNFTWWVNRKDVEGKNVFEGGFLGLDNIGLFNRSEPLPTGGTLEQADSTGWMGFYCLNMLNIALELAKHRRIYEDIASKFFEHFILISDAMTWRMGQKEEQSLWNEQDGFYYDAISWGGPWIQQLPVRSLVGLIPLYATLTLEPELLNRLPSFKKRVEWFMNNRCDVAERTMHSIRKRGKGNRILLSLVNKERLLKICERMLDEDEFFSPYGIRSLSKYHKEHPYSMDVNGQTFKVGYVPGDSDSGLFGGNSNWRGPIWLCVNFLLVESLQRFYLFFGQDLQVECPTGSGDFMHLGHVSEEIQHRLQHMFARHDDGRRSINGNNDTLDFDPNWRDYLWFYEFFDGDSGRGLGATHQCGWTGLIARMIHDTGVNCRLPQTPRTPSAGMAHYFDDILHRHLGGAQTPRTPMLSPRLRRSSTSRSIAARSDFDLNDLNGYDDEADGGFPARKGSMAAPGMGQNGTNGLTLSQKLKGREEDEKHLHAYIHQQLEKVRLERGADGYSQGDEFEAHANE from the exons ATGGTTGTCTTCGACGGCCACGAGTTCCAGACGGCCGAGGAATCGAGGCTCAACGAGGATCGCAAGCGCCAAAAGTACTGGAAGAAGTGGG TGCGCGAGGACTACAGTGCCGATGGTGATGCTTGGAGCC ATTTCCCCCACGAGCATTCGAGATCCCGCGCCTACCGATGGGGTGAGGATGGCATTGCCGGTGTCTGCGACACCCACGGCTACCAGAACATCGCCTTTGCTTTCTGGAACGGGCAGGACCCCTTTTTGAAGGAGCGTCTCTTTGGCTTGTCTAACCCTCAGGGCAACCATGGCGAAAGTATCAAGGAAGCCCATTTCCATCTGGATAACACTCCT CAGCACTCGTACATGAAATATCTCTACAAGTACCCTCAGAAGGCCTTCCCCTACGAGGACTTGCTCAAGGAGAATGCCAAGCGAggcaaggaggacaaggagtACCAGATCCTCGACACGGGCATCTTTGACGAGGACCGGTACTGGGATATCTTCATCGAGACCGccaaggaggatgacgatccGGATGAGCTCCTCTTCCGTGTGACTGCGTGGAACAGAGGCCCAGATCCTGCACCGCTGCACATTGTCCCTCATGTGTGGTTCCGTAACACGTGGGCCTGGGGTCGTGAACCGCCTGAGAACAAGCCAGCTATCGGGGTTGCTGATGAGAATCTTCTCAAGTCCAAGCATCACAAACTCGGAGACCGCTATGTCCTTCTCTCACCCTCGCCCGGCGTAGGACCCAGCGGTGATGATGTGCACCCCGAGTTCATGTTCACTGAGAACGATACCAACTATGAGCTGCTTTACAAGGGCAAAAATGAGCAGCCATATGTCAAGGACGCTTTCCATAGGTACATCGTCGATGGCGAGAAGGGTGCTATCAACCCGGCCCAGACGGGAACCAAGGCTGCCGCATGGTACTCTTTCAACGAAGGCGGCGGTGTGGGCCCTGGAGAGTGCGCCG TTGTCCGTTTCCGATTCTCCAGGAAGCCTGAGACCTACCTCGATGAAGAGGAGTTTGATGACCTGAtcgagaagaggagagaagaggcCGATGACTTTTACTACCACATTAGCCCTCTGCCCATGGCCGATGATCTTCGCAATATTCAGCGCCAGGCGTTTGCCGGCATGATGTGGTGCAAGCAGCATTACCTTTTCATCTGGGAGGAATGGGCAAACGGTGACCCCAGCCAGCCTCCCCCACCCGAGTCTCGCAAGGGCATACGCAATTCTGCGTGGAAGCACCTTCACTGTGACGATATTCTATCCATGCCCGATTCCTGGGAATATCCTTTCTTTGCTGCATGGGATACAAGTTTCCACTGCATCACCTTGGCCATGATCGACCCCGAGTTCGCCAAGAAACAGCTCGATCTGTTTACCCGCGAGTGGTACTGCCATCCCAACGGCCAGCTGCCTGC GTACGAGTGGAACTTTGGCGATGTCAACCCTCCTGTTCACGCTTGGGCTACGTTCCGTACCTTCAAGATCGAGCGCAAGCTGTATGGGAGGCAGGATCTCGACTTCCTCGAGAGAGTCTTTCAGAAGCTGTTGCTGAACTTCACCTGGTGGGTCAACCGCAAGGATGTTGAGGGCAAGAACGTCTTCGAAGGTGGTTTCTTGGGGCTGGACAACATTGGTTTGTTCAACCGTTCTGAGCCCCTTCCTACGGGCGGTACTCTTGAGCAGGCTGACAGCACTGGTTGGATGGGCTTTTACTGCCTGAACATGCTCAACATTGCCCTCGAGCTCGCCAAGCACCGCCGTATCTACGAAGATATTGCCAGCAAGTTCTTTGAGcacttcatcctcatcagtGATGCCATGACCTGGAGAATGGGCCAAAAGGAGGAGCAGTCCCTGTGGAACGAGCAGGACGGCTTCTACTATGATGCCATCTCATGGGGTGGCCCCTGGATTCAGCAGCTGCCCGTGAGGTCGCTTGTTGGCTTGATTCCGCTTTATGcgaccttgaccttggagCCTGAGCTCCTCAACAGACTTCCCTCCTTCAAGAAGCGCGTGGAGTGGTTCATGAACAACAGGTGCGACGTGGCTGAAAGGACCATGCACAGTATCCGCAAGCGTGGTAAAGGTAACAGGATTTTGCTGTCCCTTGTCAACAAGGAAAGATTGCTCAAGATCTGCGAGCGCATgctggacgaggacgagttCTTCAGTCCCTACGGCATCCGGTCGCTCTCCAAGTATCATAAGGAGCACCCTTACTCCATGGACGTCAACGGTCAGACCTTCAAGGTCGGGTATGTTCCCGGTGACTCGGACAGTGGCCTTTTCGGTGGCAACAGCAACTGGAGAGGGCCTATCTGGCTCTGCGTCAATTTCCTGCTCGTGGAGTCGCTGCAGAGGTTCTATCTCTTCTTCGGACAAGACTTACAGGTGGAGTGCCCAACTGGTTCGGGCGATTTCATGCACTTGGGACATGTATCTGAGGAGATCCAGCACCGTCTGCAACACATGTTTGCCCGCCATGACGATGGGCGCCGGAGTATCAACGGCAACAATGATACTCTGGACTTCGACCCCAACTGGAGGGATTACCTTTGGTTTTATGAGTTTTTTGACGGAGACTCCGGGCGGGGTCTGGGAGCTACCCATCAGTGTGGCTGGACGGGTTTGATTGCCAGGATGATTCACGATACTGG TGTCAACTGCCGCCTCCCGCAAACTCCTCGCACCCCGTCCGCCGGCATGGCGCACTACTTCGACGACATCCTCCATCGCCACCTCGGCGGTGCCCAAACGCCCCGCACACCGATGCTCTCCCCTCGCCTCCGTCGTTCCTCCACCAGCCGTTCCATCGCCGCCCGCAGCGATTTCGACTTGAATGACCTCAACGGCTACGACGACGAGGCGGACGGAGGATTCCCGGCCAGGAAGGGATCCATGGCCGCTCCAGGCATGGGTCAAAATGGAACCAACGGTTTGACTCTGAGCCAGAAACTGAAGGgcagagaggaggatgagaagcaCTTGCATGCGTATATTCACCAGCAGCTGGAAAAGGTGAggctggagaggggggcggaTGGGTATTCGCAGGGTGATGAATTCGAGGCTCATGCCAATGAGTAA
- a CDS encoding hypothetical protein (EggNog:ENOG503NZE6) produces MRALHLIVAFFCLAEAKGISVEQRRKVVQSFSVRRNASSDTTPLQVGNGNFAFGADITGLQTFKPFAIMNTWGWHNFSFPTTPGQTSVEDYTGLEWWTHGRLVRYEQPNPAQNDISNWLRENPHRLNLANVGLHFGGHDVVESDLEEKTQELDMWSGRLTSSSRFNGSKIVVQTWADSDSDTVAVQVQSPLLKRGDIGLFLDFPYPDKEKFNAPFVGHFNLASKHKTTLKQLSPQSAQIKHTLDDTTYYTLIQWEGSEATITGPLDGTHRYVLAPKSSSKIQLVISFSPTPNFSSKKASYRQITTASRNWWKNYWTKGAFIDLTPVHSDPRALELQRRIIHSQYLTAVNSASDFPPQESGLVNNGWHGKFHLEMNLWHTLPFARWNHLDLFHRSLPHLYNQLLPSSLSRAEKQGYNGARWGKMTDPLTGRSSPGEINSLLIWQQPHPMFFAETDYLSHPNNLTTLQKWDAILTETANFMADFAWFNSSTKVYDLGPPLYPVSENTNPNITLNPTFELAYWRFGLDVATKWKARLNQTSPEIWGIVRDNLAPLPVVNNTYATYEGIPNMWIAAETTFDHPAQAGIFGLLPPSPQVDLTVVNNTARKIKETWRLNESYGWDFALLAMNSLRLGDVEQAVEYLLHPIFKFDDAGYAVGGERVPTPYFPNSAGLLMAVGMMAGGWVDDEGVKLPEQWVREGARAEGFVVAL; encoded by the exons ATGCGAGCTCTCCATCTTATCGTTGCCTTCTTTTGCCTGGCTGAGGCAAAGGGGATTTCTGTTGAGCAAAGACGCAAAGTAGTGCAGTCCTTCAGTGTACGCCGAAATGCAAGTTCTGATACAACCCCGTTGCAAGTCGGAAATGGAAACTTTGCCTTCGGGGCCGACATTACCGGGCTCCAAACCTTCAAGCCTTTTGCTATCATGAACACTTGGGGGTGGCACAACTTCAGctttcccaccaccccagggCAGACTTCTGTAGAAG ACTACACCGGCTTGGAATGGTGGACGCATGGAAGACTGGTCCGCTATGAACAGCCAAACCCAGCCCAAAACGACATCTCGAACTGGCTGAGAGAGAACCCTCATAGACTCAACCTCGCCAATGTCGGACTACACTTTGGTGGTCATGATGTTGTCGAAAGTGATCTGGAGGAAAAGACCCAGGAGCTAGACATGTGGTCGGGAAGACTGACCTCATCTTCCAGATTCAATGGGTCAAAGATTGTAGTTCAGACATGGGCCGATTCGGACTCTGACACTGTTGCTGTTCAGGTTCAGTCACCACTCTTGAAAAGGGGAGATATTGGTCTATTTCTGGACTTTCCCTACCCAGACAAGGAAAAGTTCAATGCTCCTTTTGTTGGACACTTCAATCTAGCCTCCAAACACAAGACGACTCTGAAGCAGCTTTCGCCTCAAAGTGCTCAGATCAAGCACACGTTGGACGACACCACATACTATACGTTGATTCAGTGGGAAGGCAGTGAAGCAACCATCACCGGACCCCTGGACGGAACTCATCGCTACGTCCTCGCCCCTAAATCATCCTCCAAGATCCAACTCGTCATCTCCTTCTCACCGACACCCAACTTTTCCAGCAAGAAAGCCAGCTACCGGCAAATCACTACCGCCTCTCGCAACTGGTGGAAAAACTACTGGACCAAAGGCGCCTTCATCGACCTCACCCCCGTCCACTCCGACCCCCGCGCCCTCGAACTCCAACGCCGCATCATCCACTCCCAATACCTCACAGCAGTCAACTCAGCCTCCGATTTCCCCCCGCAAGAATCCGGCCTAGTCAACAACGGCTGGCACGGCAAATTCCACCTCGAGATGAACCTCTGgcacaccctccccttcgcCCGCTGGAATCACCTTGACCTCTTCCaccgctccctcccccacctctacaaccaactcctcccctccagcctCTCCCGCGCAGAAAAGCAAGGCTACAACGGAGCCCGCTGGGGCAAAATGACCGACCCCCTCACCGGCCGGTCATCCCCGGGGGAAATaaactccctcctcatctggcAGCAGCCTCACCCAATGTTTTTTGCGGAGACAGACTACCTTtcccaccccaacaacctcaccaccctccagaAATGGGACGCCATCCTGACAGAAACGGCGAATTTCATGGCGGACTTTGCCTGgttcaactcctccaccaaagtCTACGACCTCGGCCCTCCGTTGTATCCCGTGTCGGAGAATACCAACCCTAATATTACCCTCAACCCTACTTTTGAGCTCGCCTACTGGAGGTTTGGTCTTGATGTTGCGACGAAGTGGAAAGCGAGACTGAACCAGACGTCGCCAGAGATTTGGGGTATTGTCAGGGATAATTTAGCTCCCCTGCCAGTCGTCAACAACACTTATGCTACTTATGAAGGGATCCCAAACATGTGGATTGCCGCAGAGACAACGTTTGACCACCCTGCTCAGGCTGGGATATTTGGTCTCCTTCCCCCGTCACCGCAGGTGGACCTCACGGTAGTCAACAACACGGCTcgcaagatcaaggagacgTGGAGACTGAATGAGAGCTACGGGTGGGATTTCGCACTGTTGGCTATGAATTCCCTGAGACTGGGGGATGTAGAGCAGGCGGTGGAGTATCTACTTCATCCTATCTTCAAatttgatgatgctggctacgcggtgggaggggagagggtgcCCACCCCGTATTTTCCCAACAGTGCTGGACTGCtgatggcggtggggatgatggctgggggttgggtggatgatgagggggtgaagTTGCCTGAGCAATGGGTTAGGGAGGGGGCGAGAGCTGAGGGGTTCGTGGTTGCTTTGTGA